The following proteins are co-located in the Barnesiella propionica genome:
- a CDS encoding sialate O-acetylesterase, with product MKKSALLILLFAFWGISFLFAEVRLPAIFSDNMILQRDQPVSLWGWADKNEKIEIVFNGQRLTAIADRAGNWKVILNPMTYGGPYTLEVRGKKNVLVKENILIGDVWLCSGQSNMEWIVSNSMNAKKEMCTADYSQIRSFNVVHEMSFMPEPDFKGHWDICTPSTVGDFSAVAYFFARKLYQETGIPIGIINSSWGGTDIETWISPDVFNALPDKFMARYNAVRQSDPEKFLAENIKNKLLYDAALKNDLGLQKGWQNPSTDISGWGDLPVPQIWTVPDLENIDGVVWIQYDLLLPESVTGEPALISLGKIDDNDDTWINGVKVGATEGYNIPRLYNVSPGVLKPGVNRISVRIVDTAAGGGVYGTPEEVYLEVDQKKYFLSGIWKYKLAESNKKYNYTATSPNFYPSLLYNAMIHPIVRLAMKGVIWYQGENNAEDAYSYRTLFPTLINDWRNKWGYEFPFYWVQLANYMASDEQPRESSWAELREAQTMTLSLPRTGQAVIIDIGDAGDIHPRNKQDVGVRLALHALKNDYGREDLIVSGPVFKSFEVTGNKITITFDHIGSGLDIRNKYGYLSGFSIAGNDKNFVWAKAYISGDKVIVYSDRVENPVAVRYDWGNNPDGNLYNKEGLPACPFRTDIWEISSEKK from the coding sequence ATTAACGGCCATAGCCGATCGGGCCGGAAACTGGAAGGTTATTCTTAATCCTATGACTTATGGGGGACCGTATACCTTGGAAGTTCGTGGTAAAAAAAATGTTCTGGTGAAAGAAAATATTCTTATTGGAGATGTGTGGTTATGTAGCGGACAATCGAATATGGAATGGATCGTATCGAACTCGATGAACGCAAAAAAAGAAATGTGTACGGCAGATTATTCTCAAATACGGTCTTTCAATGTAGTCCATGAAATGTCTTTTATGCCGGAGCCTGATTTTAAAGGTCACTGGGATATTTGCACTCCGTCTACTGTTGGAGATTTTTCGGCTGTTGCTTATTTCTTTGCGCGTAAATTATATCAGGAAACGGGTATTCCTATTGGGATTATAAATTCATCTTGGGGAGGGACCGACATAGAAACCTGGATTAGTCCGGATGTTTTTAATGCTCTGCCAGATAAATTTATGGCAAGATATAATGCGGTCAGGCAATCTGACCCTGAAAAATTTCTGGCTGAAAATATAAAGAATAAACTTCTGTATGATGCAGCCCTTAAAAATGATTTGGGATTACAGAAAGGCTGGCAGAATCCGTCTACCGATATTTCCGGGTGGGGGGATTTACCGGTTCCGCAGATATGGACTGTTCCTGATTTGGAGAATATAGACGGAGTGGTTTGGATCCAGTACGATCTTTTATTGCCGGAATCTGTAACGGGCGAACCAGCGTTAATAAGTCTTGGAAAAATAGATGATAATGACGACACATGGATTAACGGTGTAAAAGTAGGGGCTACGGAAGGATACAATATTCCCAGATTGTATAATGTCTCTCCTGGCGTGTTAAAACCGGGAGTTAACCGTATAAGTGTACGTATTGTTGATACGGCCGCCGGAGGAGGCGTGTACGGAACTCCGGAAGAAGTTTATCTGGAAGTGGACCAAAAGAAGTATTTTTTATCCGGTATTTGGAAATATAAGCTGGCCGAGTCGAACAAAAAATATAATTATACGGCGACATCTCCCAATTTTTATCCTTCATTGTTGTATAATGCCATGATTCATCCTATTGTGAGGCTGGCAATGAAAGGGGTAATATGGTATCAAGGAGAGAATAATGCAGAGGATGCTTATAGTTACAGGACCTTATTCCCGACTCTCATCAACGATTGGAGAAATAAATGGGGATATGAATTCCCGTTCTATTGGGTACAATTAGCTAATTATATGGCGTCGGACGAGCAGCCCCGGGAGAGTTCCTGGGCCGAATTGCGAGAAGCACAAACAATGACGCTCTCTTTACCCCGAACAGGACAAGCCGTCATTATAGATATTGGGGATGCCGGAGATATCCATCCCCGAAATAAACAAGATGTGGGAGTACGGTTGGCGCTTCATGCATTGAAGAACGATTACGGAAGAGAAGATCTGATAGTTTCGGGGCCGGTGTTTAAGTCGTTCGAAGTAACAGGGAACAAAATAACTATTACCTTCGATCACATAGGTTCAGGACTGGATATACGTAATAAATACGGTTATCTGAGTGGATTTTCCATTGCCGGAAACGATAAAAATTTTGTTTGGGCTAAGGCGTATATTTCCGGAGATAAAGTCATCGTTTATAGTGACCGGGTAGAAAATCCTGTAGCGGTCCGTTATGATTGGGGCAACAATCCGGATGGTAATTTATATAATAAAGAGGGGCTTCCGGCTTGTCCCTTCAGGACGGATATTTGGGAAATTTCGTCAGAAAAAAAATAA
- a CDS encoding CotH kinase family protein yields the protein MTIIRGKSGKYLLSIIFALSLYVTQSFAQEQLTNLPTLYITTENGAPVVDKENYVSGNVVIKSSDPTEELSAIAGIRLRGNSTFRMDKKAYRIKFDKKANVLNLPAKAKSWVLLANYADKTLIRNALAFKISTILGFEFTPSVRFVDVVLNGTYLGNYMLTDQIQVDKNRVNVVEQEGTEITEPDITGGYLIEQAGDPTDEPVWFLTEHGMKLVVKSPDSDVINSTQLAYIKKYFADYEKRLFSADFADPEKGYRAMVDTVSLVNWYIACELTGNPDSFWSTYFYKKRSDDKLYYGPLWDYDIAFNNDKRLGDATRKFMRDAAWDPKEWIHQLWRDDWFRDAVCRRWQKLIADDLSGSLLSYIDETAQLIDASQKRNFETWDILDKEVYLENYLFKTYQEGIDYLKSYVEKRIEFLTENFSAEPQKPSEPFVPDNYYYAIKNKKTGNWISVNQNSLDANEILVMWEPLENNDAQLWEMKQIEGDLFQIINKNSGLAMTRTDENINLIQTSAENDNPDQQWYIKPVNTGNMYGIVNKRTGKSVNNSGGNYENGTNAIEYNNNITGSDNQQWYFVPVSEMLSVFDPEAVLSNIEIAPNPAKDKIRISFRTMLPQDIIITINDLQGIKRYEVSGKCSSSGEYTFIIPLNGFDAGLYLVNISGLDKGKIVKKLIVKY from the coding sequence ATGACTATAATTAGAGGTAAATCAGGTAAGTATTTATTGAGTATAATATTTGCTTTATCGCTTTATGTAACTCAGTCTTTTGCTCAAGAGCAACTTACCAATCTGCCCACTTTATACATTACGACCGAGAACGGGGCGCCTGTGGTTGATAAGGAAAATTATGTTTCCGGAAATGTCGTAATTAAAAGTTCCGATCCTACCGAAGAGCTTTCGGCCATTGCCGGAATCAGATTACGTGGAAATTCGACATTCAGGATGGATAAAAAGGCTTATAGGATAAAATTCGATAAAAAGGCTAATGTCTTGAATTTGCCGGCTAAAGCTAAAAGTTGGGTTCTTTTGGCCAATTATGCAGATAAAACGCTTATAAGGAATGCTTTAGCTTTTAAAATAAGTACGATTTTGGGATTTGAATTTACTCCTTCGGTACGTTTTGTCGATGTCGTGCTCAATGGGACTTATCTGGGTAATTATATGCTTACCGACCAGATACAGGTAGATAAGAACCGTGTAAATGTTGTGGAACAGGAAGGTACGGAGATAACCGAACCTGATATTACAGGAGGGTATCTGATTGAACAGGCCGGTGATCCGACCGACGAACCGGTATGGTTTCTCACAGAACATGGTATGAAGCTGGTGGTAAAGTCTCCGGACTCGGATGTCATCAACAGTACTCAGCTTGCTTATATCAAAAAATATTTTGCCGATTATGAGAAACGGCTTTTCTCCGCCGATTTTGCCGATCCGGAAAAAGGATATCGTGCCATGGTAGATACGGTCTCTCTTGTTAACTGGTATATCGCTTGCGAGCTTACAGGCAATCCCGATTCTTTCTGGAGTACGTATTTTTATAAAAAACGTTCCGATGACAAGTTATATTACGGGCCGTTATGGGATTATGATATTGCTTTCAACAATGACAAACGGTTGGGGGATGCGACTCGTAAATTTATGAGAGATGCAGCCTGGGATCCTAAAGAATGGATACATCAATTATGGCGCGATGATTGGTTCAGGGATGCAGTATGCAGACGATGGCAGAAGCTTATTGCAGACGATTTATCCGGTTCGTTGCTTTCATATATCGATGAGACCGCACAGTTGATCGATGCATCCCAGAAAAGAAATTTCGAGACCTGGGATATTCTCGATAAAGAAGTTTATTTAGAAAACTATTTATTTAAAACGTATCAGGAAGGTATCGATTATCTTAAATCCTATGTGGAGAAAAGAATCGAATTCTTGACGGAAAATTTCTCTGCTGAACCGCAGAAACCTTCCGAACCTTTTGTTCCTGACAATTATTATTATGCGATTAAAAATAAAAAAACAGGAAACTGGATTAGTGTTAATCAGAATTCGTTGGACGCTAATGAAATACTGGTTATGTGGGAACCCTTGGAAAATAATGATGCTCAGTTGTGGGAAATGAAACAGATAGAAGGGGACTTGTTTCAGATAATCAATAAAAATTCGGGTTTGGCAATGACAAGAACGGATGAAAATATAAATTTAATCCAAACTTCGGCAGAAAATGACAATCCGGATCAGCAATGGTATATAAAACCCGTGAATACCGGTAATATGTATGGTATAGTTAATAAAAGAACGGGTAAATCGGTCAATAACAGCGGAGGTAATTATGAGAATGGGACAAATGCTATCGAATATAATAACAATATAACAGGTAGTGATAATCAGCAATGGTATTTTGTTCCTGTGTCCGAAATGTTGTCTGTATTCGATCCTGAAGCTGTATTGTCGAATATCGAAATTGCTCCGAATCCGGCGAAAGATAAGATCCGGATTAGCTTTAGGACTATGCTTCCTCAAGATATAATTATTACGATAAACGATCTGCAAGGTATAAAAAGATATGAAGTATCAGGTAAATGCTCCTCTTCCGGGGAATATACGTTTATCATTCCTTTAAACGGTTTTGACGCTGGTCTGTATTTGGTGAATATCTCAGGTTTGGATAAAGGAAAAATTGTAAAGAAATTGATTGTAAAATATTAA